The Paraburkholderia fungorum genome window below encodes:
- a CDS encoding UxaA family hydrolase translates to MQDVIEQVSPVIRLHAADTVGIARTAITKGALLEPYGIVAQQDIPAGHKLALHAVPKGQLVKRYGQVIGFASNDIAAGEHVHLHNLCMEDFDRALEEAAEKRTPAQPAALAPGARSDTFMGIRRADGRVATRNFIGILTTVNCSATVARAIESHFQSRIEEQFPNVDGVVALTQNFGCGIGAKTETMATLRRTLTGYAKHPNFAAVLVVGLGCESNQIADLFQFSGMQENDRLRSMTIQGAGGTQKAIKEGIALIEQMLPAANQVERTPANVSEIILALECGGSDSYSGISANPALGYAVDRIVAQGGTAILSETSEIYGAEHLLTHRAVSKEVGDKLIKRIEWWEDYCSRTGSEMNNNPSAGNKAGGLTTILEKSLGGIAKAGTTPLVDVYEYAEPVLAKGLVFMDTPGYDPMAVTGQVAGGANLLCFTTGRGSAFGCKPVPSMKLCSNDALWQRQEEDIDVNCGGIVSGTESLEEVGERIYQQILRMASGEKTKSENFGYGNLEFVPWIKGAIM, encoded by the coding sequence ATGCAAGACGTCATCGAGCAGGTTTCCCCGGTTATTCGCCTCCACGCGGCCGACACTGTCGGAATCGCCCGTACCGCGATCACGAAAGGCGCGCTTCTCGAACCTTACGGAATCGTTGCCCAGCAGGATATTCCCGCAGGGCACAAGCTCGCCCTGCATGCGGTTCCAAAAGGGCAGCTGGTCAAACGTTATGGTCAGGTCATTGGTTTTGCGTCGAACGACATCGCGGCAGGCGAACATGTGCATCTGCACAACCTGTGCATGGAGGACTTCGATCGTGCGCTCGAAGAGGCAGCCGAAAAACGGACGCCCGCACAACCAGCCGCATTGGCGCCCGGTGCCCGCTCCGATACGTTCATGGGAATTCGACGAGCCGACGGACGGGTTGCGACCCGCAACTTTATCGGCATTCTGACCACCGTTAACTGCAGCGCCACCGTTGCACGAGCGATCGAAAGCCACTTCCAGTCGCGAATTGAAGAGCAGTTCCCCAACGTGGACGGCGTCGTGGCGCTCACACAAAACTTTGGTTGTGGCATTGGCGCGAAGACCGAGACGATGGCCACGCTCCGCAGAACCTTGACCGGTTACGCAAAGCATCCAAATTTTGCGGCGGTGCTGGTAGTGGGACTCGGCTGCGAATCGAACCAGATTGCCGACCTGTTCCAGTTCTCGGGCATGCAAGAAAACGATCGCTTGCGCTCGATGACGATCCAGGGTGCCGGCGGTACTCAAAAGGCGATCAAGGAAGGCATTGCGCTGATCGAACAGATGCTGCCCGCGGCCAATCAGGTCGAGCGCACACCCGCGAACGTATCGGAGATCATTCTCGCTCTCGAATGTGGCGGTTCGGACAGCTACTCGGGTATTTCCGCAAACCCAGCTCTCGGCTATGCGGTCGACAGGATCGTTGCGCAGGGAGGCACTGCGATTTTGTCGGAGACGTCCGAGATTTATGGTGCGGAACATCTGCTGACGCATCGGGCAGTCAGCAAGGAAGTGGGCGACAAACTCATCAAGCGAATCGAATGGTGGGAAGACTACTGCAGTCGCACCGGTAGTGAAATGAACAACAATCCGTCGGCCGGCAATAAAGCTGGCGGCCTGACCACGATCCTCGAAAAATCGCTGGGCGGTATTGCAAAAGCCGGCACGACACCGCTTGTCGACGTTTATGAATATGCCGAGCCAGTTCTTGCCAAAGGTCTGGTCTTCATGGATACACCGGGTTACGACCCGATGGCGGTGACCGGTCAAGTGGCAGGTGGCGCAAACCTGCTGTGCTTTACCACCGGCCGCGGCTCCGCGTTCGGGTGCAAGCCGGTTCCGTCAATGAAGCTTTGCTCGAATGACGCACTGTGGCAACGTCAGGAAGAAGACATCGACGTGAACTGCGGCGGCATTGTTTCCGGTACGGAAAGCCTCGAAGAAGTGGGCGAAAGAATCTACCAGCAGATTCTGCGCATGGCCTCGGGGGAGAAGACGAAGAGCGAAAACTTCGGATACGGAAACCTCGAATTCGTGCCGTGGATTAAAGGCGCAATCATGTAA
- a CDS encoding LysR family transcriptional regulator — protein sequence MDQFKELQLFVEVAETGSISRAAEAVELSISAASRYLISLEARLGVQLVRRTTRNLYLTEAGAEFHRRCKSILSELGEAEAVIKEAVVRPSGVLRVTASLSFCMLHIAPMLPDFTSRYPDITVDVVAHNRYYDIIENGIDVAIRTKVLEPDSNITVRRLASTRRILAASPDYIEANGRPRFPAELAKHRLLNYQLADNPRELSFTRGGENVCIKVKPLVESNDGQILRVAALDNMGILVQPKYIIYDDLKSGRLVPVLDDWDLPRLTMNIAFQTRSHLPVKVRLFIDALVERFQQNEYERHWTA from the coding sequence ATGGACCAGTTTAAGGAATTACAGTTGTTCGTCGAAGTGGCCGAGACGGGCAGCATTAGCCGGGCAGCGGAAGCTGTCGAGCTTTCGATCTCAGCGGCGAGTCGATACCTGATTTCTCTCGAAGCAAGGCTTGGCGTTCAATTGGTGCGCAGAACGACTCGCAATCTCTATCTGACCGAGGCAGGAGCCGAATTTCACCGGCGCTGCAAATCTATCCTCTCGGAACTTGGCGAAGCGGAAGCCGTCATCAAAGAGGCGGTCGTGCGTCCGAGTGGAGTCCTGCGTGTCACCGCGTCGCTGTCGTTCTGCATGCTTCATATTGCGCCGATGCTCCCCGATTTCACCTCTCGATATCCCGACATCACGGTGGACGTCGTCGCTCACAACCGTTACTACGACATCATCGAAAACGGCATCGACGTGGCAATCCGAACGAAAGTCCTTGAGCCGGACAGCAACATCACCGTCAGAAGATTGGCTTCGACACGCCGGATATTGGCCGCATCTCCAGACTACATCGAGGCAAACGGCCGCCCGCGCTTCCCCGCCGAACTCGCGAAACATCGGCTGTTGAACTATCAACTTGCCGACAATCCACGTGAACTCTCTTTCACGCGAGGTGGCGAGAACGTCTGCATCAAAGTGAAGCCGCTCGTGGAATCGAATGATGGACAGATACTGCGGGTCGCCGCGCTCGACAACATGGGCATTCTCGTGCAGCCCAAATACATCATCTACGACGACCTGAAGTCCGGCCGCCTTGTGCCGGTGCTCGACGACTGGGATCTGCCCCGATTGACCATGAACATTGCGTTTCAGACCCGCTCGCATCTTCCCGTAAAGGTGCGGCTATTCATTGACGCGCTCGTGGAGCGGTT
- a CDS encoding LacI family DNA-binding transcriptional regulator, with product MAHRFLIKEIARQAGLGVATVDRVLNGRANVREHTRNRVERAIKELETQELNLASAGRKLMVDVVVEAPTRFSDEIKSALEAELALLHPAVVRPRFLLQETMTTSEVVDVLRSIVRRGSHGVFLKARDVPEIAEAVSELQRHGIPVVTVFTDIPLSGRVAYAGLDNRVAGATAAYILGLLLGPHPANVLITMSDEHFRGEEEREISFRRALRKHHPQLRLVDASGGHGLDMPTEERVRHALNGGSDIAAVYSMGGGNAAILRALEARQEAPVCFIGHDLDRDNVRLLRAGRIQAVLYHDLRQDMRSACHHVMHFHKLLPAASVASSSSVVVVTPENIPDHIASRFRD from the coding sequence ATGGCTCACCGGTTCTTGATCAAGGAAATTGCCCGGCAAGCGGGGCTGGGAGTGGCGACGGTCGACCGGGTGTTGAACGGACGCGCAAACGTCCGGGAGCACACTCGCAATCGGGTTGAGCGAGCGATCAAGGAACTTGAGACGCAAGAACTAAATCTGGCGAGCGCTGGCCGCAAGCTTATGGTGGACGTCGTGGTGGAAGCGCCAACTCGGTTTAGCGATGAAATAAAAAGTGCCCTCGAAGCAGAGCTCGCTTTATTGCACCCTGCAGTGGTTCGCCCACGGTTTCTCCTGCAGGAGACAATGACGACGTCCGAGGTCGTCGACGTCCTTCGTTCTATCGTACGAAGAGGCAGCCACGGCGTTTTTTTGAAGGCCCGCGACGTTCCCGAGATTGCCGAAGCAGTAAGCGAACTCCAACGTCATGGAATCCCGGTCGTCACCGTATTCACCGACATACCGCTGTCGGGACGCGTGGCTTACGCTGGACTCGATAACCGCGTCGCCGGCGCCACGGCTGCCTACATCCTCGGCTTGCTGCTGGGGCCCCACCCGGCAAATGTGCTGATAACGATGAGCGACGAGCATTTTCGTGGCGAGGAAGAGCGCGAGATCAGTTTTCGCCGAGCGTTGCGCAAGCATCATCCGCAACTGCGGCTGGTCGATGCAAGCGGTGGACATGGTCTTGATATGCCGACCGAAGAGCGAGTCAGACATGCGCTCAACGGCGGCTCCGATATCGCGGCCGTCTACTCAATGGGCGGAGGCAATGCCGCAATTCTGCGGGCGCTAGAAGCGCGCCAGGAGGCGCCGGTGTGTTTTATCGGTCATGACCTGGATAGAGACAATGTGCGGCTACTGCGCGCGGGGCGAATTCAGGCCGTTCTCTATCATGATCTTCGGCAAGACATGCGCTCGGCGTGTCACCATGTCATGCACTTTCACAAGCTCTTGCCTGCAGCTTCCGTCGCATCTTCTTCATCGGTCGTTGTCGTGACACCAGAGAACATCCCGGATCACATCGCCAGTCGTTTCCGCGATTGA
- a CDS encoding MFS transporter, giving the protein MSKSRWVMIALCFAATAVNYIDRANLGVAVPFIQQDLHISSTAMGLILGAFFWTYAAMQMPAGWLIDRFGERRIYAGVVAWWSLCTMLTAGMKSVSGLVFIRLLLGVGESGGYPANAKVAGRWFPVHERGIASSIFDSGSRVGAALALPIVTAIVGMLGWRASFVISGGLGFVWIVVWLLVYRHPNAQEEAFVASGSPADTARGQHSASSSPKIGWLDLFRFRTIWGCMIGFFCLNFANYFFVTWFPTYLIQARGFSLPHLGTFGTLPALCAIPGGYLGGYLSDRLIRAGWSVTTARKICLVGGMLTSSSIALAAFVESSTAAMALFCLSYSAIAFTGANIWSLPADVAPSKEFVASIAGIQNFAANLAGICIATFTGLMVSLTHGSFVVPLVVGGIICLIGAASYLFVLGDIEPLKLKPSNPPFEGQTQTP; this is encoded by the coding sequence ATGTCGAAATCTCGTTGGGTAATGATTGCCCTGTGCTTTGCTGCCACGGCCGTCAATTACATCGACCGGGCGAATCTCGGAGTTGCGGTTCCTTTTATTCAACAGGATCTGCACATCAGTTCGACCGCAATGGGCCTCATCCTGGGCGCATTCTTCTGGACTTATGCCGCGATGCAGATGCCGGCAGGGTGGCTGATCGACCGTTTCGGCGAGCGCAGGATCTATGCGGGTGTCGTCGCATGGTGGTCGCTTTGCACGATGTTGACGGCCGGCATGAAGAGTGTATCCGGCCTTGTATTTATTCGTCTGCTGCTCGGCGTAGGTGAATCGGGTGGTTACCCGGCCAACGCGAAAGTGGCTGGACGGTGGTTCCCGGTGCATGAACGGGGCATCGCCAGCAGCATCTTCGATAGCGGCTCACGCGTCGGGGCGGCGCTTGCGCTGCCCATCGTCACCGCAATCGTTGGCATGCTCGGCTGGCGCGCTTCGTTTGTGATTTCCGGTGGTTTGGGATTCGTCTGGATCGTCGTCTGGCTGCTCGTCTATCGCCATCCCAATGCACAGGAGGAAGCGTTTGTCGCCTCCGGAAGCCCCGCCGACACAGCGCGCGGTCAACACAGTGCGTCCAGTTCGCCGAAAATCGGGTGGCTCGACCTGTTCCGTTTCAGGACTATCTGGGGCTGCATGATCGGCTTCTTCTGCCTGAACTTCGCGAACTACTTTTTCGTTACGTGGTTCCCGACCTACCTGATTCAGGCGCGCGGCTTCTCGCTTCCGCATCTGGGAACGTTTGGAACTCTGCCCGCTTTATGTGCGATTCCGGGCGGCTATCTCGGCGGCTATCTCTCCGACAGGCTGATTCGTGCGGGCTGGTCGGTCACGACTGCGCGCAAGATCTGTCTGGTCGGCGGCATGCTGACGTCGTCGTCGATCGCCCTCGCAGCGTTTGTCGAATCGAGCACAGCCGCGATGGCCCTCTTCTGCCTGTCGTATTCCGCAATTGCCTTTACAGGCGCCAACATCTGGAGCCTCCCCGCCGATGTCGCGCCCAGCAAGGAATTTGTTGCATCGATTGCGGGCATCCAGAACTTTGCGGCCAATCTCGCGGGCATCTGCATTGCGACGTTCACCGGCTTGATGGTCTCCCTGACGCACGGTTCGTTTGTTGTTCCGCTCGTCGTTGGCGGCATCATCTGCCTGATCGGCGCGGCTTCCTATCTATTCGTCCTCGGCGATATCGAGCCACTCAAATTAAAACCCTCAAACCCTCCGTTTGAGGGACAAACACAGACGCCGTGA
- a CDS encoding porin, with protein sequence MKKALLGMFALSAATTVLAQSSVTLYGIVDNGLVYETNQPKGNVFGAQSGGWAQSRFGLKGAEDLGGGTHAIFQLESRLNTMNGTFANGSFFEGQATVGLHNDTWGQVKLGNMGSAEISQYSGDVDPQQTKRYSIGTLVRGRIFSQAANGVEYLSPTIAGFTLQGQYDLTNSTKWNSGNPGSAPGQLGSSSGLGSAQGRSDGLKLSYANKGLFWQATYDEVRDENGQFSNVYLTSRSILTGLTYGFGPVTAYVGYQHLSAPDASNAGYFGTATPSALPAGAGLPTTVNHEWIGATWLTTPALAITGAVYHANANKGNGNATLFALGANYSLSKRTLLYTELAYVRNSSSSNIGLDSGLYGANTNDDPVNGNVSSTNPNFGKSQFGVIAGVATQF encoded by the coding sequence ATGAAAAAAGCCCTGCTCGGCATGTTTGCGTTGTCGGCTGCGACGACTGTGCTGGCTCAAAGTAGCGTCACGCTATACGGCATCGTGGACAACGGTCTCGTATATGAGACCAATCAACCGAAGGGAAATGTATTCGGCGCGCAAAGCGGCGGCTGGGCTCAATCGAGGTTTGGCCTTAAAGGCGCTGAAGATCTCGGCGGAGGCACTCACGCAATCTTCCAGCTTGAATCCCGACTGAACACCATGAACGGCACCTTCGCCAACGGAAGCTTTTTCGAGGGGCAGGCGACAGTGGGTCTGCACAACGACACGTGGGGTCAAGTCAAGCTGGGCAATATGGGCTCTGCCGAAATCAGCCAATACTCCGGCGATGTCGATCCGCAGCAGACAAAGAGGTATTCGATTGGAACGCTGGTCCGGGGCCGCATCTTTTCGCAAGCCGCAAACGGCGTGGAGTACCTGTCGCCGACCATTGCGGGCTTCACTCTGCAGGGCCAATATGATCTGACGAACTCGACGAAATGGAACTCCGGCAATCCTGGTAGCGCCCCAGGCCAACTCGGCAGTTCCAGCGGACTCGGAAGCGCACAGGGCCGCTCAGACGGCCTCAAACTCTCCTACGCCAACAAAGGGCTGTTCTGGCAGGCCACCTATGACGAGGTGCGTGACGAAAACGGCCAGTTCAGCAACGTGTATCTGACTTCGCGATCGATTCTTACGGGCTTGACGTATGGCTTTGGTCCTGTCACTGCCTATGTGGGTTACCAGCACCTCAGCGCGCCCGACGCATCGAATGCAGGCTATTTCGGCACAGCAACACCCTCTGCACTGCCGGCCGGCGCGGGGCTTCCGACAACTGTCAATCACGAGTGGATCGGTGCAACCTGGCTCACGACACCGGCATTGGCCATCACCGGCGCTGTCTATCACGCCAATGCGAACAAAGGAAACGGAAACGCAACCCTCTTCGCTCTAGGTGCGAACTATTCGTTATCGAAGCGAACGCTTCTGTATACCGAACTTGCGTACGTAAGGAACAGTTCATCATCGAATATCGGCCTCGACAGCGGCCTGTACGGTGCCAATACCAATGACGACCCGGTCAACGGGAACGTCTCGAGCACGAACCCCAACTTTGGCAAGAGTCAGTTTGGCGTCATTGCCGGGGTGGCCACGCAGTTTTAA
- a CDS encoding 2,4'-dihydroxyacetophenone dioxygenase family protein yields the protein MTNVVEQYSPMTPYQLPFPKEAQQEVVVPFAIPTDERVWVPQAENVSFRPLCLNASQGYWMNLLRVRKSGVLSRHRHPQGVHGMVLKGRWKYLEHEWTATEGSYVYEPPGETHTLYVPEDVEEMITYFQVNGVMFYCDPYGNYTGYEDVFTKIDMCRKHYSAVGLGEDYVEQFIR from the coding sequence ATGACTAATGTCGTTGAACAGTATTCGCCTATGACGCCCTACCAGTTGCCTTTCCCAAAGGAGGCACAGCAAGAGGTCGTCGTACCTTTCGCCATTCCCACCGATGAGCGGGTCTGGGTGCCGCAAGCTGAAAATGTTTCGTTTCGCCCGCTATGCCTGAATGCATCGCAGGGCTACTGGATGAATCTCCTGCGCGTGCGCAAATCAGGCGTGCTGAGCCGGCATCGTCATCCACAGGGTGTGCACGGGATGGTGTTGAAAGGTCGATGGAAGTACCTTGAACACGAGTGGACCGCCACGGAAGGAAGCTACGTCTACGAACCCCCCGGTGAAACGCACACGCTATATGTGCCGGAGGATGTCGAAGAAATGATTACGTATTTTCAGGTCAACGGCGTGATGTTCTATTGCGATCCGTACGGCAATTACACCGGCTATGAAGACGTTTTTACAAAGATAGATATGTGCCGCAAGCATTACTCCGCAGTCGGGCTGGGCGAAGATTACGTGGAGCAATTCATTCGATGA
- a CDS encoding SDR family NAD(P)-dependent oxidoreductase: MTQPLAHTFATYDFSGRVAVVTGAGGGIGRAISDGFAQNGASTANWDRIAGDVSTSNAPAHFMVDITQPDSIEAAIADTLERYGRIDYLVNNAGFAGSTAPLDQYDPIEWQRIVEVNLVGTYHVSRLVVSHMRKAGTGRIVNVASLAGKEGTANASAYSAAKAGVIAMTKALGKELAKSGILVNGIAPAAVETPLLAQMSPAHVQTMIDKSPMGRLGTSEEVAQLALWLCSDSCSFSTGAIFDLSGGRATY, translated from the coding sequence ATGACTCAGCCATTGGCTCACACTTTTGCAACCTACGATTTCTCCGGGCGAGTTGCGGTCGTAACCGGTGCAGGCGGAGGTATCGGTCGCGCGATTTCCGATGGCTTCGCTCAGAACGGTGCGTCTACCGCCAACTGGGATCGAATTGCAGGCGACGTCAGTACATCAAATGCACCGGCGCATTTCATGGTCGACATTACGCAACCCGATTCGATCGAGGCAGCAATAGCGGACACGCTCGAACGGTATGGCCGCATTGACTATCTCGTGAACAATGCGGGATTCGCCGGCTCGACAGCACCGCTGGACCAATATGACCCGATCGAATGGCAGAGAATCGTCGAGGTCAATCTGGTCGGCACCTACCATGTGAGCCGACTCGTCGTTTCGCACATGCGAAAGGCCGGCACGGGACGAATCGTAAACGTCGCGTCGCTCGCGGGTAAGGAAGGCACGGCGAACGCTTCTGCTTACAGTGCGGCAAAAGCCGGCGTGATCGCCATGACTAAAGCACTTGGGAAAGAGCTGGCAAAAAGCGGAATCCTTGTGAACGGCATTGCGCCGGCCGCCGTCGAGACACCGCTACTGGCCCAGATGTCGCCTGCGCATGTCCAGACGATGATCGACAAAAGCCCAATGGGCAGACTCGGTACTTCAGAAGAGGTCGCCCAACTCGCACTCTGGCTCTGCTCTGATTCGTGCTCGTTCAGTACGGGCGCGATTTTCGATCTATCAGGTGGACGCGCTACTTACTAG